The Mycobacterium seoulense genomic interval TCAACGCGGACACCTCCACCATGGTCGCCGCGGGGCGGATGGGGCCGAAGACCTGCGCGTGCACCGCGGCGACCTCGCGCCAGCGGGAGATGTCGGTGACGAAAATCCGGGTGCGGACCACGTCGGTGAGCGCCGCACCCGCCTGGTGGAGCGCAATCTCGATGCGGTGCAAGGCATCCCGGGTCTGGGCCGCGATATCACCGGCCGGCCCGGCGCCGGTCGTTCCGGCCACCCACACGTGCGGGCCAACCCGGACCGCGCGCGAATAGCCGACGGCCGTTTCGAACTCGGAGTCGGAGGAGACCACCCTGCGGCTGACTGACATGCGCTCACCGTACGACGGCGCCGCCGCCGGCGCGACGGATTTTTGGTGGAGAATGAAAGTCATTGGGCGCCAACAAGTCCGGTGAGGACCGTCGGCTGGTTACTAGTCGAGGTAGTCGCGCAGGACCTGGGAACGGCTGGGGTGGCGCAACTTTGACATCGTCTTGGATTCGATCTGCCGGATGCGCTCGCGGGTGACGCCGTAGACCTGGCCGATCTCGTCGAGGGTGCGGGGCTGGCCGTCGGTGAGGCCGAAGCGCAGCCGTACCACGCCCGCCTCGCGCTCGGAGAGGGTCTCCAGCACCGACTGCAACTGGTCCTGCAGCAGGGTGAACGACACCGCGTCGACGGCCACCACGGCCTCGCTGTCCTCGATGAAGTCACCCAGCTGGCTGTCGCCCTCGTCGCCGATGGTCTGGTCCAGCGAGATCGGCTCGCGCGCGTATTGCTGGATCTCCAGCACCTTTTCGGGCGTGATGTCCATTTCCTTGGCCAGCTCTTCGGGCGTGGGCTCGCGGCCCAGGTCCTGCAGCAGCTCGCGCTGGATGCGGCCCAGCTTGTTGATCACCTCGACCATGTGCACCGGGATGCGGATGGTGCGGGCCTGGTCGGCCATCGCGCGGGTGATGGCCTGACGGATCCACCACGTCGCGTAGGTGGAGAACTTGTAGCCCTTGGTGTAGTCGAACTTCTCGACCGCGCGGATCAGGCCCAGGTTTCCTTCCTGGATGAGGTCGAGGAAGGCCATGCCGCGACCGGTGTACCGCTTGGCCAGCGACACCACGAGGCGCAGGTTGGCTTCCAACAGATGATTTTTCGCGCGATCGCCGTCACGGCAGATCCACATCATGTCGCGGCGCTGGGCGGCGGGCAGTTTGTCGCCGCGCTCGGCCATCTCGGCCATCAGCTGCGTCGCGTACAGGCCGGCCTCGATCCGCTTGGCCAGCTCGACCTCTTCCTCGGCGTTGAGCAGCGCCACCTTGCCGATCTGCTTGAGGTAGGCGCGAACCGAGTCCGCCGAGGCGGTGAGCTCGGCGTCCTTACGCGCCTGGCGCAGCGCCTCGGACTCGTCCTCGTCCCAGACGAAATCGCCCGAGGCCTTGTCCTTTTCGGAGGGCTCGGCGATCTCCTCGTCCTCGTCCGCGGGAGCCGCGCCGGCCGCGGCGGCCGGGACGGCCGCCTCTTCCTCGCTGTCGTCGGAGTCGGCCGGCTCGACGTCGGCGTCCTCGCCGTCGGCCGCGACATCCTCTTCCAGGTCGTCGAGGCTCAGGTCGGCGGCGTCGATCTCGAGGTCTTCGCCGGGCTCGGCGTCGAGCTCCGCGTCATCGAGGTCTTCGACGACCTCGAGGTCTACCTCGGGGTCCGCCGGTCCGGCCTTGGCCGCCTTGGTCCCGCGGCCCGGCGCGGCCTTGGCGGCGCGGGCCTTCTTCGGCTCGGCAACGGCGTCGCCCTCGGGCTTGGGGGTCCGCGCCGGCGCCTTGGCGGCGCGCTTCGCGGGGGCTGACCCATTAGCGGCCTTGGCCGCCGGGCGCTTGGCGGGGGAGGACGGAGACTTGGTGGCGGTCCGTTTCACCGGCGCATCGGTTGCCGGGCTGGCCTTGGTCGGTGCCACTTACACCCCTTCGTTTGGGCTCACCTTCG includes:
- a CDS encoding RidA family protein; this encodes MSVSRRVVSSDSEFETAVGYSRAVRVGPHVWVAGTTGAGPAGDIAAQTRDALHRIEIALHQAGAALTDVVRTRIFVTDISRWREVAAVHAQVFGPIRPAATMVEVSALIGPEFLVEIEADAYAESPAGENVPSGPGR
- a CDS encoding RNA polymerase sigma factor, whose product is MAPTKASPATDAPVKRTATKSPSSPAKRPAAKAANGSAPAKRAAKAPARTPKPEGDAVAEPKKARAAKAAPGRGTKAAKAGPADPEVDLEVVEDLDDAELDAEPGEDLEIDAADLSLDDLEEDVAADGEDADVEPADSDDSEEEAAVPAAAAGAAPADEDEEIAEPSEKDKASGDFVWDEDESEALRQARKDAELTASADSVRAYLKQIGKVALLNAEEEVELAKRIEAGLYATQLMAEMAERGDKLPAAQRRDMMWICRDGDRAKNHLLEANLRLVVSLAKRYTGRGMAFLDLIQEGNLGLIRAVEKFDYTKGYKFSTYATWWIRQAITRAMADQARTIRIPVHMVEVINKLGRIQRELLQDLGREPTPEELAKEMDITPEKVLEIQQYAREPISLDQTIGDEGDSQLGDFIEDSEAVVAVDAVSFTLLQDQLQSVLETLSEREAGVVRLRFGLTDGQPRTLDEIGQVYGVTRERIRQIESKTMSKLRHPSRSQVLRDYLD